In Limnohabitans sp. INBF002, one genomic interval encodes:
- the alr gene encoding alanine racemase has translation MPRPIQAFVHTDALRHNLARMRVAAPDARVWAVVKANAYGHGIERVFEGLRGADGFALLDLDEAQRLRSLGWRGPVLLLEGVFESRDLELCSRLDLWHTVHCDEQIDMLSRHKTQVPHRIFLKMNSGMNRLGFTPTRFRSAWTRLNQLPQVDEISLITHFSDADGPKGIAEQIATFTKTTEDLPGERSTCNSAGLLRHAGDAAVAADWVRPGIALYGSAPDFPERNIAQWDLQPTMSLRSRIIATQDLQAGDTVGYGSSFKADAPMRLGVVACGYADGYPRHCPTGTPVLVDGVRTRTLGRVSMDMIAVDLTPCVETGHEAGFGSEVTLWGKASNGTVLPIDEVAQAAGTVGYELMCAVSGRVGFTQD, from the coding sequence ATGCCCCGTCCGATACAAGCCTTTGTTCACACCGACGCTTTGCGTCATAACTTGGCGCGCATGCGCGTTGCTGCTCCTGACGCCCGTGTGTGGGCGGTGGTCAAAGCCAATGCGTATGGCCATGGCATTGAGCGTGTGTTTGAGGGTTTGCGAGGTGCCGACGGCTTTGCGCTGTTAGACCTCGATGAGGCGCAACGCCTACGCAGCTTGGGCTGGCGCGGACCGGTGCTGTTGCTGGAAGGCGTGTTTGAGTCTCGCGATTTAGAGCTTTGCTCACGCCTAGACCTGTGGCACACCGTGCATTGCGACGAGCAAATTGACATGCTCAGCCGTCACAAAACCCAAGTGCCGCACCGAATATTCCTCAAAATGAACAGCGGTATGAACCGCTTGGGTTTCACGCCCACACGGTTTCGTTCGGCGTGGACACGCTTGAACCAGTTGCCGCAAGTGGATGAGATTTCGCTCATCACCCACTTCAGCGATGCCGATGGCCCCAAAGGCATTGCCGAACAAATCGCCACGTTCACCAAAACCACCGAAGACTTGCCCGGCGAGCGCAGCACTTGCAACAGCGCGGGCTTGTTGCGTCACGCTGGCGATGCGGCAGTGGCTGCCGATTGGGTACGCCCCGGCATTGCGCTGTATGGCAGCGCGCCCGACTTTCCAGAGCGCAACATCGCGCAGTGGGATTTACAACCCACCATGAGTTTGCGCAGCCGCATCATTGCCACGCAAGACTTGCAAGCGGGCGACACCGTGGGTTACGGTTCGTCGTTCAAAGCAGATGCGCCCATGCGCTTAGGTGTGGTGGCCTGCGGCTATGCCGATGGTTACCCCCGCCATTGCCCCACGGGCACGCCTGTGTTGGTGGACGGGGTGCGCACCCGCACCTTGGGCCGCGTGAGCATGGACATGATTGCGGTTGACCTCACGCCTTGCGTTGAAACAGGTCATGAAGCGGGCTTTGGCAGCGAAGTCACGCTGTGGGGCAAAGCCAGCAACGGCACAGTGCTGCCGATTGACGAGGTCGCCCAAGCCGCGGGCACGGTGGGCTATGAGTTGATGTGCGCAGTGTCTGGCCGCGTGGGGTTCACGCAGGACTGA